A part of Fervidobacterium thailandense genomic DNA contains:
- the acpP gene encoding acyl carrier protein: MTERGGIFMEEKVRQIIAEQLGLDVSEVTPEKSLTEDLGADSLDLVDLVMAFEDEFGVKIGDQDLSKIKTVADVINTLKERV; this comes from the coding sequence ATAACTGAAAGAGGGGGTATATTCATGGAGGAAAAGGTGAGGCAAATTATAGCGGAACAGTTGGGACTTGATGTATCGGAGGTAACTCCTGAAAAAAGTCTCACGGAGGACCTTGGTGCCGATTCGTTGGATCTAGTCGATCTTGTGATGGCGTTTGAAGACGAGTTCGGGGTAAAGATAGGCGATCAGGATCTTTCGAAAATCAAGACGGTTGCCGACGTTATTAACACACTCAAAGAACGTGTCTAA